In a genomic window of Pelotomaculum thermopropionicum SI:
- the AcrB gene encoding cation/multidrug efflux pump: MTMVIMFFIVLGLVGYSRLSSDLFPKTNIPFVTIVTTYPGAGAREVESQVVDPIEEAVSSIPGLKRTTTTASEGMAITILEFTMSTDSDIAAIDAQKAIDSVLYRLPKDADKPIVQKYNMNAQPIMTIVLSGNRPLPSIYSAAKDIVKQQLETTPGVGKVTLVGGQEREIQVLVNRAKMEGYGLSINQVVNRLSLENINMPAGELKQPSTDFTVRLLGEYRSLSELEEIRIPFPGGSVALKEIATVKDGLAEATQYARLNGRQAIAVIIQKQNDASIVDTSEAVLRQLEQIKKQLPKDMELVVTQNNADFIKGALDDTKRSLLEGVLMTGVVLMFFLREWRSVFTVMLAIPTSIISTFLMMYFAGFSFNLLSLMGLTLCVGILVDDSIVVLENIHRHRTMGKEPERAAIDGRLEIGMAAVAITMQDVVVFMPIAFMSGLVGQFFRQFGLTVVFATLFSLFVSFTLTPMLSARLGGNGGRAGLPDSIPRLSNFAGRFSAFGRRSVAAYRRLLLWSLGHRRAVAAAVAGALVVSLGLIFTGAIGSEFMANPDQSKFTINLELPAGTPLNKTDEVVRRFEERLKNMPEVKYYLSMPGKSSDLFARGTNNAQIEVTLHPKNMRSRTVWQVADEVRGWKHDFPGLKLTVFEAVMVGTDQLGSPIQLEVVGPDEEKLAALAAKVQEIVEKTPGAVDVRSSWKATGQPEVQVTVDRLRAASYGLSAAEIARAMRASVDGDIAARYREEGKEYDIRVRLDRVNLTSMADVGEIKIGNAAGRLVPLNQVAKIELGSGPTTISHLNRQRLIVISANTKDRPLGDIAGDINAALAGLKIPEGYRVQFYGTQKDMEETFSDLIKALILAVTLVYMILVILYESFLTPLVRMLSLPCGAIGALWALFITGNTFNMMSLIGLVMLDGLAAKSGTLLIDYTNTLMKRGLTLREALLEAGTTRLRPIVMTAATMVGGMLPTALALAEGSEYRKSMAIVIIGGLVTTTLLTPVLIPVAYTLLEDFKGWLGRKWHLKKERFLQKKVRKPDRDTGTGA; this comes from the coding sequence ATGACCATGGTCATCATGTTTTTCATTGTTCTGGGCCTGGTGGGGTACTCGCGTCTGAGTTCCGACCTTTTTCCCAAAACAAACATCCCCTTCGTAACCATCGTCACCACCTACCCCGGCGCAGGGGCCAGAGAGGTAGAAAGCCAGGTGGTTGACCCCATCGAGGAGGCGGTTTCGTCCATACCCGGCTTAAAGCGCACCACCACCACCGCCTCGGAAGGAATGGCCATTACCATCCTGGAATTCACCATGAGTACTGATTCCGACATTGCGGCCATTGACGCCCAGAAGGCCATAGACTCCGTCCTTTACAGGCTCCCTAAAGATGCGGACAAACCGATTGTCCAGAAATACAACATGAACGCCCAGCCCATCATGACCATCGTCCTGTCGGGCAATCGCCCCCTCCCCTCCATTTACAGTGCGGCAAAAGATATCGTAAAACAGCAGCTTGAAACCACCCCGGGGGTAGGCAAAGTTACCCTGGTGGGCGGGCAGGAAAGAGAAATCCAGGTTCTGGTCAACCGGGCCAAAATGGAAGGGTACGGCCTTTCCATCAACCAGGTTGTTAACCGTCTGAGCCTCGAAAACATCAACATGCCGGCCGGCGAATTGAAGCAGCCCTCCACCGACTTTACGGTGCGCCTTTTGGGAGAGTACAGGAGCCTTTCCGAGCTGGAGGAGATCCGCATCCCCTTCCCCGGCGGTTCGGTGGCCTTAAAAGAAATTGCCACCGTCAAAGACGGCCTGGCCGAGGCAACCCAGTACGCCCGCCTGAACGGACGGCAGGCAATAGCCGTTATTATTCAAAAGCAAAATGACGCCAGCATTGTCGATACGTCAGAAGCCGTGCTCAGACAGCTTGAACAGATAAAGAAACAACTGCCGAAGGACATGGAACTGGTCGTAACCCAAAACAATGCCGATTTCATTAAGGGCGCCCTCGACGACACCAAGCGCAGCCTGCTGGAAGGCGTGCTGATGACCGGCGTCGTTCTCATGTTTTTCCTGCGCGAGTGGCGCTCCGTGTTCACCGTCATGCTGGCCATCCCAACTTCAATCATTTCCACCTTCCTGATGATGTACTTTGCCGGGTTCAGCTTCAACCTGCTGTCCCTGATGGGCCTGACCCTGTGCGTCGGCATTCTGGTCGACGACTCCATCGTTGTCCTGGAAAACATCCACAGGCACCGCACGATGGGCAAGGAGCCCGAGAGGGCGGCCATAGACGGCCGCCTGGAGATCGGCATGGCGGCGGTGGCAATCACCATGCAGGACGTTGTTGTGTTCATGCCCATAGCATTTATGTCCGGGCTGGTCGGCCAGTTTTTCCGCCAGTTCGGCCTGACGGTGGTATTTGCCACCCTTTTTTCCCTGTTCGTGTCCTTTACTCTGACGCCCATGCTTTCGGCCAGGCTGGGCGGGAATGGCGGCCGGGCCGGCCTGCCGGACTCAATCCCTCGTTTAAGTAATTTTGCCGGGCGTTTTTCGGCCTTTGGCCGGCGCTCCGTGGCGGCATACAGGAGGCTTTTGCTCTGGTCCCTCGGCCACCGCCGGGCGGTGGCCGCCGCCGTGGCAGGGGCCCTGGTTGTGTCCCTCGGCCTGATCTTTACAGGTGCAATAGGCTCGGAATTCATGGCCAACCCGGACCAGTCCAAATTCACCATAAACCTTGAGCTGCCGGCCGGCACGCCCCTAAACAAAACTGACGAGGTGGTCAGGCGGTTCGAGGAAAGGCTCAAAAACATGCCGGAGGTAAAGTATTACCTGAGCATGCCGGGCAAAAGCAGCGACCTTTTCGCCAGGGGCACAAACAACGCCCAAATAGAAGTAACCCTTCATCCCAAAAACATGCGCAGCCGGACGGTCTGGCAGGTGGCCGATGAAGTCAGGGGCTGGAAGCACGATTTTCCCGGCCTGAAGCTGACAGTTTTTGAAGCCGTGATGGTCGGCACGGACCAGCTCGGCTCGCCCATCCAACTGGAAGTTGTTGGCCCGGACGAAGAAAAACTGGCCGCCCTGGCGGCAAAAGTTCAGGAAATCGTGGAGAAGACCCCTGGCGCCGTTGATGTCAGGTCCTCCTGGAAAGCCACGGGCCAGCCGGAGGTGCAGGTGACGGTGGACCGCCTGCGCGCTGCTTCGTACGGCCTGTCTGCCGCCGAAATTGCCCGGGCCATGCGCGCCAGCGTTGACGGCGACATAGCCGCCCGCTACCGCGAAGAGGGTAAGGAGTACGACATACGTGTGCGCCTGGACCGGGTCAACTTGACCAGCATGGCCGATGTGGGTGAAATCAAGATCGGCAATGCCGCCGGCAGGCTGGTGCCCTTAAACCAGGTAGCCAAAATCGAACTGGGCAGCGGCCCGACAACGATCAGCCACTTGAACCGCCAGAGGTTAATCGTCATATCGGCAAACACCAAGGACCGGCCGCTCGGCGACATCGCCGGCGACATCAACGCTGCCCTGGCCGGCCTCAAAATACCGGAGGGGTACCGGGTTCAATTCTACGGCACGCAAAAAGACATGGAAGAAACGTTCAGCGACCTGATCAAGGCGCTCATTCTGGCTGTAACGCTGGTTTACATGATTCTGGTGATCCTTTACGAGTCCTTCCTGACCCCGCTGGTGAGGATGCTCTCGCTTCCCTGCGGCGCTATAGGAGCACTCTGGGCGCTTTTTATCACCGGTAACACCTTTAACATGATGTCCCTGATCGGCCTGGTAATGCTGGACGGCCTGGCCGCCAAAAGCGGCACGTTGCTGATCGACTACACCAACACCCTGATGAAAAGGGGCCTGACCCTGCGGGAAGCGCTGCTGGAGGCCGGTACCACCCGCCTGCGGCCGATAGTAATGACGGCCGCCACCATGGTCGGCGGCATGCTGCCCACAGCCCTGGCCCTTGCCGAGGGCAGCGAGTATCGCAAGAGCATGGCCATAGTAATCATAGGCGGCCTGGTTACCACCACCCTGCTCACCCCCGTCCTGATTCCCGTTGCCTATACCTTGCTGGAGGATTTTAAAGGGTGGCTGGGCCGCAAGTGGCACCTTAAAAAAGAGCGGTTTTTGCAAAAAAAAGTCCGCAAACCAGACCGGGACACCGGAACCGGCGCCTAA
- the DdpA gene encoding ABC-type dipeptide transport system, periplasmic component produces MGRDGDILIYARGQDSITLDPALAQDEESNKVISNVFEGLVRFKPGTTEIEPCLAEAWRASPDGREWTFYLRKNVKFHDGTPFNSGAVRFSIERQMSPPFTGKTTYASFAFGMVDKIITPDPYTVKFVLKYPYAPFLHNLAMPAAAPVVSPAAATALGEEFGQKPVGTGPFCFSEWKKGKIITLKANRDYWGGRPEQEKLVFTVIKNGRLRALALKLGLADIVDGITPPDARYLEHKGFKVLKKPGLDIHYLGFFTDKEPFNNPEIRKAVSMAIDREQIVSGVLHGFAFPANGPLPPGVLGYDPEARPLPYDPEGAKEILARNGYADGLKITIITYTNPRPYNPPGGEKVAAALKEDLARVGIEAEIKAYPWNQYKEALLREEGNSFLYGWINDNGDPDNFLYTLLSSSQIDNGLNTARYKNREVDFLLVSAQQETEPVLREQMYRRAVKAIMQDTPWVFLNHSLRIAAASPEIEGFEPHANGSVLLNFARKNKK; encoded by the coding sequence ATGGGACGGGATGGCGACATTCTCATCTACGCCCGGGGGCAGGATTCAATAACCCTGGACCCGGCCCTGGCCCAGGACGAGGAATCTAACAAAGTGATTTCAAATGTCTTTGAAGGGCTGGTCCGCTTCAAGCCGGGCACAACAGAGATTGAGCCCTGTCTGGCCGAGGCCTGGCGCGCCTCACCCGACGGCCGCGAGTGGACTTTTTACCTGAGAAAAAACGTCAAATTTCACGACGGCACGCCGTTTAACTCCGGCGCGGTGCGCTTCAGCATCGAACGGCAGATGTCCCCTCCGTTTACGGGAAAAACAACCTACGCCTCCTTTGCCTTTGGCATGGTGGACAAAATTATAACGCCGGATCCATATACCGTGAAGTTCGTCCTGAAATACCCCTATGCGCCTTTTCTGCACAACCTGGCCATGCCCGCCGCCGCACCCGTTGTAAGCCCGGCGGCCGCCACAGCGCTGGGCGAAGAATTCGGCCAAAAGCCGGTCGGAACCGGCCCTTTTTGCTTCAGCGAATGGAAAAAAGGAAAAATCATTACTCTAAAAGCAAACCGGGATTACTGGGGCGGGCGGCCCGAACAGGAGAAACTGGTCTTTACGGTTATTAAGAACGGCAGGCTGCGGGCTTTGGCTCTAAAGCTGGGGCTTGCCGACATCGTCGACGGAATAACGCCGCCAGATGCCCGCTACCTGGAGCACAAAGGATTTAAAGTGCTGAAAAAGCCGGGCCTGGATATCCACTACCTGGGCTTCTTTACCGACAAAGAGCCTTTTAACAACCCTGAAATAAGAAAGGCCGTCAGCATGGCCATAGACCGCGAGCAAATTGTTTCCGGGGTGTTGCATGGTTTCGCCTTTCCGGCCAACGGCCCCCTGCCCCCAGGCGTCCTGGGCTACGACCCGGAGGCGCGTCCCCTCCCCTACGACCCCGAAGGGGCCAAAGAGATTCTGGCCCGCAATGGATACGCAGACGGCTTAAAAATAACCATTATAACCTACACCAATCCCAGGCCGTACAATCCGCCGGGAGGGGAAAAAGTAGCGGCTGCCCTGAAGGAGGACCTGGCAAGGGTAGGCATAGAGGCGGAGATTAAAGCCTACCCCTGGAATCAGTACAAAGAAGCCCTGCTGAGGGAGGAGGGGAACTCTTTTTTGTACGGGTGGATTAACGATAACGGCGATCCGGATAACTTCCTGTACACCCTGCTTTCCTCCTCCCAGATCGACAACGGGCTTAATACAGCCCGCTACAAAAACCGGGAAGTGGATTTCCTGCTGGTCAGCGCCCAGCAGGAAACCGAACCGGTCCTGCGGGAGCAGATGTACCGCAGGGCCGTTAAAGCCATCATGCAGGACACCCCGTGGGTGTTTTTAAACCACAGCCTCAGAATTGCCGCCGCTTCGCCGGAAATAGAGGGTTTTGAACCGCACGCAAACGGCAGTGTTCTTCTTAATTTTGCCAGGAAAAACAAAAAATAA
- the Nfo gene encoding endonuclease IV yields MVIHFGPAGASDSFYAGGHRSSLEMPEWLAKRGLNAFEYQCGRGVNIGEETAARLGGLAAARGIEMSLHAPYYINLSTADPAIREKTRGHLLKAVAAARAMKARTVVFHPGAGSGDRRAAFARAKALLKEILLEMEEKGITDVNLAPETMGKKNQLGTLEEILELCELGRQVVPAVDFGHMHALTGGGFSKKSSFAAALDLIERRLGRECLQNLHIHFSPIEYTAAGEKRHWTTLETRFGPDFTPLAELIAERGLTPTVICESAGRQAEDAMVYRDIYLKVKGGK; encoded by the coding sequence ATGGTTATCCATTTCGGTCCGGCAGGGGCCTCCGATTCGTTTTACGCCGGGGGGCACAGGTCGTCCCTGGAGATGCCGGAGTGGCTGGCAAAAAGAGGGTTGAATGCTTTTGAGTACCAGTGCGGCAGGGGTGTAAACATCGGGGAGGAGACGGCCGCGCGCCTGGGCGGGCTTGCCGCTGCCCGGGGAATAGAGATGAGCCTGCACGCTCCCTACTACATTAATCTCAGCACCGCCGACCCGGCTATCCGGGAAAAGACCAGGGGACACCTGTTAAAGGCAGTGGCGGCGGCGCGGGCGATGAAGGCCAGGACGGTGGTATTTCACCCGGGGGCGGGAAGCGGCGACCGGAGGGCGGCTTTTGCCCGGGCTAAGGCCTTATTAAAAGAAATATTACTAGAAATGGAAGAAAAAGGAATAACGGACGTTAACCTGGCTCCCGAGACCATGGGCAAAAAAAATCAGCTTGGCACCCTGGAGGAAATCCTTGAGCTGTGCGAACTGGGCAGGCAGGTGGTGCCCGCTGTGGATTTCGGGCACATGCACGCGCTGACAGGCGGCGGTTTTTCAAAAAAAAGTTCTTTTGCGGCGGCCCTGGACCTGATCGAGCGGAGGCTGGGAAGGGAGTGCCTGCAGAACCTGCATATCCACTTCAGCCCCATCGAGTACACCGCCGCCGGCGAGAAGAGGCACTGGACAACCCTGGAAACCCGCTTCGGGCCCGATTTTACCCCGCTGGCGGAACTGATTGCCGAGAGGGGCCTGACTCCTACGGTAATTTGTGAGTCGGCCGGGCGGCAGGCTGAAGACGCCATGGTTTACAGGGACATATATTTAAAGGTTAAAGGCGGGAAGTGA
- a CDS encoding hypothetical membrane protein — protein MLKTVLGLFDSREQAERAVSALRGSGFHEEISILAADRGKAANAEKTGRPGTAAAGEGSVATGATAGGVLGGLTGLAMGAGALAIPGIGPVIAAGPIAGLISGAATGGIAGGLIDWGIPAERGKFYEEKVREGKILASIRTDEKKVDQAASILRQNGARDVEVH, from the coding sequence TTGCTTAAAACAGTCCTTGGTTTGTTTGACTCCCGGGAACAGGCTGAAAGAGCGGTTTCGGCACTGCGGGGCAGCGGTTTCCACGAAGAAATATCCATACTGGCCGCCGATAGGGGCAAAGCGGCAAATGCCGAAAAAACCGGCCGGCCTGGTACGGCTGCTGCCGGGGAAGGCAGCGTGGCCACCGGGGCAACCGCCGGCGGAGTGCTGGGCGGGCTGACCGGCCTGGCCATGGGAGCAGGTGCCCTGGCCATTCCCGGAATCGGGCCGGTAATAGCCGCCGGGCCAATTGCAGGTCTTATCTCCGGTGCCGCCACAGGCGGCATAGCCGGCGGACTGATCGACTGGGGCATCCCCGCCGAGCGGGGCAAGTTCTACGAGGAAAAGGTGCGCGAAGGCAAAATCCTGGCCTCCATTCGCACCGATGAAAAGAAGGTAGACCAGGCGGCCAGCATTCTCCGCCAGAACGGCGCCCGGGACGTGGAAGTGCACTGA
- a CDS encoding uncharacterized conserved protein → MLPTPKKFFVTAGSAEGKNHLNAFDNALLKGRIGNLNLMRVTSILPPGVQYCPDLEIPPGSLVPTAYGYIISDVPGELIAAAVGVGFSKDSFGVIMEFSGKCGKEEAEKAIENMLKEAFETRGMELVGTKIASAEHRVEKIGCALAAVPLWY, encoded by the coding sequence ATGCTGCCGACCCCTAAGAAATTTTTTGTTACAGCAGGCAGTGCGGAGGGTAAAAATCACTTAAATGCCTTTGACAACGCCCTTTTGAAAGGGAGAATAGGCAATTTGAATCTGATGCGGGTGACCAGCATTCTGCCGCCCGGCGTCCAGTATTGCCCGGACCTGGAGATACCGCCCGGGTCGCTGGTGCCCACGGCCTACGGATACATTATAAGCGATGTTCCCGGCGAGTTGATTGCGGCGGCCGTCGGGGTGGGCTTTTCAAAAGACTCCTTTGGGGTAATTATGGAGTTTTCCGGGAAATGCGGCAAAGAAGAAGCGGAAAAGGCAATCGAAAACATGCTCAAAGAAGCCTTTGAAACCAGGGGGATGGAGTTGGTGGGCACCAAAATCGCATCCGCCGAGCACCGCGTGGAAAAGATAGGCTGCGCCCTGGCTGCCGTGCCTCTGTGGTACTGA
- the SpeE gene encoding spermidine synthase — MDQKLQLWFTELQTDDMALSCRVKKTLHQEETPFQSLAVLDTEQFGRMLVLDNVIQTTVRDEFVYHEMMAHVALNTHALPKKVLVIGGGDGGVVREVVKHRSVEKVVHCEIDGAVIEASRKYLPEISCALDDPRVDIVIDDGIKHVREHKKTYDVIIVDSTDPVGPAEGLFSASFYRSIYEALNEDGLFVAQTESPFFNRDLIPRLYKDISAVFPVTRLFLACVPTYPGGLWTFTMGSKRYDPLEVDIAGIPQMDTKYYSPAVHRSCFVLPPFVEELLVQGGR; from the coding sequence ATGGACCAAAAACTGCAGTTATGGTTTACGGAATTGCAGACGGACGACATGGCCCTGTCGTGCCGGGTGAAGAAAACCCTTCATCAGGAGGAGACTCCGTTTCAAAGCCTGGCCGTTTTGGATACGGAGCAGTTCGGGCGGATGCTTGTTCTGGACAACGTGATCCAGACCACCGTCAGGGACGAATTCGTGTACCACGAGATGATGGCCCACGTTGCCCTGAATACCCATGCCCTGCCGAAAAAGGTGCTTGTTATCGGCGGCGGCGACGGCGGAGTGGTGAGAGAGGTGGTTAAGCACCGGTCTGTTGAAAAGGTCGTCCACTGCGAGATTGACGGGGCGGTAATAGAAGCCTCGCGGAAATACCTGCCGGAAATAAGCTGTGCCCTGGACGACCCCAGGGTGGATATTGTAATAGACGACGGCATCAAGCATGTCAGGGAACATAAAAAGACTTACGATGTAATCATAGTCGATTCGACCGACCCGGTAGGGCCGGCCGAGGGCCTTTTCAGCGCTTCGTTCTACAGGAGCATTTACGAAGCCTTGAATGAAGACGGCCTGTTTGTGGCGCAGACGGAATCGCCCTTTTTCAACCGCGACCTGATCCCGCGGCTGTATAAGGACATATCCGCAGTCTTTCCCGTTACCAGGCTGTTTTTGGCCTGCGTTCCGACCTATCCCGGCGGGCTGTGGACCTTTACCATGGGCTCCAAGCGATATGACCCGCTGGAAGTTGACATAGCCGGGATACCTCAAATGGATACGAAATATTACAGCCCCGCCGTGCACCGGTCCTGCTTCGTGCTGCCGCCGTTTGTTGAAGAACTGCTGGTCCAGGGCGGCAGGTAA
- the SpeB gene encoding arginase/agmatinase/formimionoglutamate hydrolase (arginase family), whose protein sequence is MLDFVVKYAGFMGSAGDYEQADVVLVGAPMDFTVSFRPGARQGPRQVRQVSYGLEEYSVDLERDLADYSFFDAGDIELPFGSVQESLRRIGLVAAEIIAAGKFPLFLGGEHLISFAVIKQAAKSYPGLAVIHLDAHADLREEYMGEFFSHATVMRRVADLIGGKNLYQFGIRSGAREEIEFARRNTNLFTNEVVKPLRENIQYLKGRPVYVSLDIDVVDPSFAPGTGTAEPGGCTAREILQAVHLMGGLNVVGFDLVEVSPLYDPSERTALLAAKLVREAILTFGRPRLK, encoded by the coding sequence TTGCTCGACTTCGTTGTAAAGTATGCCGGGTTCATGGGCAGCGCCGGCGATTACGAACAGGCAGATGTGGTTTTGGTTGGAGCACCTATGGATTTTACGGTCAGCTTCCGGCCGGGCGCCCGGCAGGGCCCCCGCCAGGTGCGCCAGGTATCGTACGGGCTGGAGGAGTACAGCGTTGACCTCGAACGGGACCTGGCCGATTACAGCTTTTTCGACGCCGGGGACATTGAGCTGCCTTTTGGCTCGGTGCAGGAGAGCCTGCGCCGGATCGGCCTTGTTGCAGCAGAAATAATTGCTGCCGGCAAATTCCCCCTCTTTCTCGGCGGCGAGCACCTGATCAGTTTTGCGGTGATAAAGCAGGCGGCAAAATCATATCCGGGGCTGGCGGTAATCCATCTGGATGCCCATGCGGACCTCAGGGAGGAGTACATGGGGGAGTTTTTCTCCCACGCCACGGTTATGCGCAGGGTGGCAGACCTGATCGGCGGGAAAAACCTCTACCAGTTCGGCATTCGCTCAGGCGCCAGGGAAGAGATCGAATTTGCCCGCCGGAACACAAACCTGTTCACCAATGAGGTTGTAAAACCCCTGCGTGAGAACATTCAGTATCTTAAAGGAAGGCCGGTATACGTGTCCCTGGACATCGATGTGGTGGACCCGTCCTTCGCTCCAGGGACGGGGACGGCGGAGCCCGGTGGGTGCACGGCAAGAGAAATCTTGCAGGCTGTCCACCTGATGGGCGGGTTAAACGTAGTTGGCTTTGACCTGGTGGAGGTGAGCCCCCTTTACGACCCGTCCGAAAGGACGGCCCTGCTGGCGGCAAAGCTGGTGCGGGAGGCCATTTTAACTTTCGGCCGCCCCCGCCTGAAATGA
- a CDS encoding uncharacterized conserved protein translates to MKGIKKIIIKVIKRGIFLSIGSLLAAIGLELFLIPNNIIDGGVIGISIMSSYLTNLPIGLFILGLNIPFLLLAYNYIGLTFVISTLYSVSTLALFTTLLHPVPGITGDLLLASIFGGIVLGIGVGTVLRFAGSLDGTEILALIYGPRFGFSVGEVVMFFNIFIMGSAGVVFGWDRAMYSMLTYFVAYKAIDIVVEGLKESKSAMIISEKSGEISTSIIYRLGRPVTHLYGKGGYNQEDKEILYCVVNRLELAKLKNIVLEIDPNAFLAIEEVHDVLGGRFSKRAIHQRLKKFSAAN, encoded by the coding sequence ATGAAGGGAATCAAAAAGATAATCATTAAAGTCATTAAAAGAGGCATTTTCTTGTCAATCGGTTCATTGCTGGCTGCCATCGGATTGGAGCTTTTCTTAATTCCCAACAATATAATTGATGGCGGCGTTATTGGCATTTCTATTATGAGCAGCTATCTGACTAATCTCCCAATCGGTTTATTCATCCTGGGCCTTAATATTCCGTTCCTGCTTCTGGCCTACAATTATATCGGCCTTACCTTCGTCATTTCAACCCTTTATTCAGTATCAACTCTCGCTTTATTTACCACGCTCCTTCACCCTGTTCCTGGTATAACCGGGGACCTTCTGCTTGCTTCCATTTTTGGAGGTATCGTGCTGGGAATAGGAGTAGGCACCGTTTTGCGCTTTGCCGGTTCTTTAGACGGTACCGAAATATTGGCCTTAATTTACGGTCCAAGGTTTGGTTTCTCTGTTGGCGAAGTTGTCATGTTTTTTAATATCTTTATTATGGGCAGTGCCGGGGTGGTATTCGGCTGGGACAGGGCAATGTACTCGATGTTGACTTATTTTGTAGCTTATAAAGCCATTGACATTGTGGTTGAAGGTTTAAAGGAGTCCAAGTCGGCAATGATTATTTCGGAAAAATCGGGAGAAATATCGACTTCCATTATTTATAGACTGGGCCGGCCGGTTACTCATCTCTACGGTAAGGGCGGCTACAATCAGGAGGACAAGGAAATACTTTACTGTGTTGTTAACAGGCTGGAACTTGCTAAACTTAAGAATATTGTTTTGGAAATAGACCCAAATGCGTTTCTGGCAATTGAGGAAGTTCATGATGTGCTGGGGGGCAGGTTTAGTAAGCGTGCTATTCACCAGAGGTTAAAAAAATTTTCTGCCGCAAATTAA
- the CbiM gene encoding ABC-type Co2+ transport system, permease component, with product MHIAEGMLPLGWAAAYTGIATPFLARGIWDYKRLAAREPSVRQLVGALTAAVFVISLLPVPVPVTGTCSHPGGTPLAAVLAGPWLAMVMALIALLFQALFLAHGGLTTLGANTLTMGIFGGLTGYLVYRLLRRFGLDLAWAAGCAGFLGDLSIYLGSSLQLALAIHGTTPWHQVWKVVFAAYLPTQLPLALLEGILTGLAVGYVAARRPDLLARLGYALAQKGPPVPEGGVLREEK from the coding sequence ATGCATATTGCCGAGGGAATGCTTCCCCTCGGCTGGGCGGCGGCATATACGGGGATCGCGACGCCGTTTCTGGCCAGGGGAATTTGGGATTATAAACGCCTCGCGGCGCGTGAGCCGTCCGTCAGGCAACTGGTGGGGGCGCTTACGGCGGCGGTTTTTGTCATTTCCCTCCTGCCCGTGCCCGTTCCCGTCACCGGAACCTGCTCGCATCCCGGGGGAACTCCCCTTGCTGCTGTTCTGGCCGGCCCCTGGCTGGCGATGGTAATGGCCCTCATTGCCCTGCTCTTTCAGGCTCTCTTTCTCGCCCATGGCGGCCTTACCACTCTGGGGGCGAATACCCTGACCATGGGTATCTTCGGGGGGCTGACTGGCTACCTGGTCTACCGGCTGCTGCGGCGGTTTGGCCTTGACCTGGCCTGGGCGGCGGGGTGTGCAGGTTTTCTGGGAGATCTGAGCATCTATTTGGGAAGCTCCCTGCAGCTTGCCCTTGCCATTCACGGCACCACACCCTGGCACCAGGTCTGGAAAGTTGTTTTTGCAGCTTACCTTCCCACTCAGCTTCCCCTTGCCTTGCTGGAGGGAATCTTAACGGGACTGGCGGTAGGCTATGTGGCGGCCCGCCGCCCGGATCTGCTGGCCAGGCTTGGCTATGCCCTGGCGCAGAAGGGACCGCCGGTTCCGGAAGGGGGAGTGCTTCGTGAGGAAAAATAG
- the CbiQ gene encoding ABC-type cobalt transport system, permease component CbiQ and related transporters → MMEEFLGDEEKSRFWERVDARAKLFLVLLLLGIAVAAENIWAPAACFLFTVLLLSFQDGRFLLRFFPVLLMALFVFASQVFWYGTTPLFHLGRGGLALTGYQEGVFRGALLAARLLGGFSLLLFLSVTTQVKELLAAARWFRMPAPCLEIALSAYRAVHLLAEEILLVYRAQRLRLNYAGWRQGLHSAGMLGGIVLARALDRGETLARALNCRGTGCLAGRAGGKKGDCRGDLLFLGLGGCLAFGLALLGFCLPGSGF, encoded by the coding sequence ATGATGGAAGAATTTTTGGGGGATGAGGAGAAGAGCCGTTTTTGGGAGAGGGTAGACGCCCGGGCGAAGCTTTTCCTGGTCTTGCTTCTTTTGGGGATCGCGGTGGCGGCAGAAAACATATGGGCGCCTGCAGCCTGCTTCCTTTTCACGGTCCTGCTTCTTTCATTTCAGGACGGACGGTTTCTCCTGCGGTTTTTCCCAGTTCTCCTTATGGCCCTGTTTGTCTTCGCAAGCCAGGTTTTCTGGTACGGTACAACCCCGCTCTTCCACCTGGGCCGGGGAGGGCTGGCGCTTACCGGCTACCAGGAGGGAGTTTTCCGGGGAGCACTCCTGGCGGCACGCCTCCTTGGAGGTTTTTCCCTGCTCCTCTTTTTGAGCGTGACCACCCAGGTGAAAGAGCTTCTGGCAGCGGCCCGGTGGTTCCGGATGCCTGCCCCTTGCCTGGAAATTGCACTTTCCGCTTACCGGGCGGTGCACCTCCTGGCCGAGGAAATCCTCCTGGTCTATCGCGCCCAGCGTCTGAGGTTAAACTACGCCGGCTGGCGGCAGGGTCTGCACAGCGCCGGGATGCTGGGAGGGATTGTTCTCGCCCGTGCCCTCGACCGGGGCGAAACGCTGGCCCGTGCCCTGAATTGCAGGGGTACCGGGTGTCTGGCCGGGAGGGCCGGGGGAAAGAAGGGGGACTGCCGGGGCGACCTGCTCTTTTTAGGGCTGGGGGGCTGCCTGGCTTTTGGCCTGGCCTTGCTTGGGTTTTGCCTGCCGGGTTCCGGGTTTTAA